One Rutidosis leptorrhynchoides isolate AG116_Rl617_1_P2 unplaced genomic scaffold, CSIRO_AGI_Rlap_v1 contig284, whole genome shotgun sequence genomic window, TATTGTAAAGGTTTAATGACTGAAGAACAGTATTGTTTAAAGCAAGCTGATGCAGCCATTCACCATCACTTTCCACAACAGAGCTCTCTTCCAAGGAGAAGGTTTTCAGATGACTGAGGAAAAACAAGATCAAGAAAAAATTAATACATGCAAGTGTAGTGTAAGTTCTTTTTGTCTGAGTTCATTGAACAACTAGTTATTATGGCGCAGATTGAATCAACAATTCCACAGTCAGGGTACTATAAAGAACAAAAGATGGAAGGATTAGCATGCCATAGAACTAATGAGGTATGGAAATAATCGGAGTCTAATTTTGAGCCAAAAAATTTAATCAGAATTAAATTCTTAGATTAAAATCGTTGTATTACAGTCTTTTGTTTAGATCGTCTCACTTTGTTAGCTGAACTAGTACCCTTCAATCATGTGGCATGAATCACTTGGCTTATGAAAACAGAAAACAGTCACTTAAAATGCAACCATGGCCATGAGACTTGTGACAACATCACTTAAAGCCAACCATGGACTGCCCAATTATTTTTATATATTGCAGGtattatattcatatattatattaGTAATACTTGATTTAACCAAATTCCACAGATGGATAGATATCTAAGACGACATACGATACAAAACTGAGAGGCGTACTAAGTAGTGGGGGTGTATTGAGTGCAAGACTTCCAATATTCCAACTCAAGAGGATAGGTTCAGTCAACTAAAACAAATTCAGCAGTAGCATTCCCACAATACACAAATTCAGGCGGTGGAAAGAAAGAAAATTCCAAATTACGCCAAAAAGTGTCGAGATTGGTAAATAAACTTCCACTAACACAGAATAACCTAAATCCCCCATATTAATAGACATGCAAGATTTAACAATGACAAGTGGATCAAAAGAAGCCATGCATTTGCAATCAAACAAGCGGCTAAACACTGAACATTGCCTAATTGAGCAATAAGGCCATCTGTTGAGAACCCAAAGGAAAAACAAAATCACCTGCAAGATTGAGCAACGTGCAATAGCCCATCTGTTGAGAACCCAGAGCACTTGTCAAGCCTCAAATGCTTCAAAACATTGCCGTGTGTCCTCGCTAACAGTTTAAGATCTTCATCTTTCACAATCATCCTCCTAAAGTGCAAGGACCTCAATGATTTAAACGATTTGGAGATCACGTTGATCCATGGAGTTACGTATCCACCCCAGTCCTCTGGAATCAAATTGAACATAGCAGCTCGCGGCTTCCCTTTGAGCTTCAGGGACTTCAAGTTTGGGAAGCGCTGGCGCAGGCGCTGGGGAGTCGTCGTGTAGCATAAGGCAATTGTTACATGTTTACGAGTAAGCGAATCGAGCTCGTACCAGGTCTTGCAGACTAAGGAGGCAGCGTCACGGTCTTTGGGGTCGCGTATGTAGGGCATCACACAACCAATTGCTGTATCCAAATCCCAAATCATATCTTTGGTGGAGTTGTTTGCTTTATTTAGCTTTGGTGACTTCTCCATCGCAATTCAATTCACTGTTCAATCCAACCCAAATTAGAAAAAACGTCCAACTTCCATAGTCGATAATAATTAAAGACGGAGATAAGGGTTTTGCAGATTTACCTTGAGAATTATCGATCAAGAAACAGAGTCTT contains:
- the LOC139882562 gene encoding coronatine-insensitive protein 1-like; the protein is MEKSPKLNKANNSTKDMIWDLDTAIGCVMPYIRDPKDRDAASLVCKTWYELDSLTRKHVTIALCYTTTPQRLRQRFPNLKSLKLKGKPRAAMFNLIPEDWGGYVTPWINVISKSFKSLRSLHFRRMIVKDEDLKLLARTHGNVLKHLRLDKCSGFSTDGLLHVAQSCSHLKTFSLEESSVVESDGEWLHQLALNNTVLQSLNLYNTELANVSVEDLELLARN